One genomic window of Halorhabdus sp. CBA1104 includes the following:
- a CDS encoding rhodanese-like domain-containing protein: protein MGTIEFRSPDRLDADAAVVDVREASAYETLGHIPGAVNIPTDRFRDPTGLATGMLPEADALAEWLGEAGIAPDDDVIAYDDDRGVYAARFLITLAAYGHDGDLSLLDGDYSTWERDRQVTTDEPNVDSVTYEIDALGDVVAERAAVEAAVESEAAVVDTRTEPEYEQAHVPGAIQLDWERFVDSETGRRRSDAEINAILEEQDLTPDRSIVLYCNTARRLSYVYAVLSDLGYEDVRFYEGSLEDWLRTRTDDWDPATIKRRVREHASEGPAAVKAALGEDAAAKLKLVGLYEQKQGGYFMFRTKIPGGALDSEAARALGTVAEEYATLPADRDPERSPFGDSYLDVTTRQDIQFHWIRMEDVPEIWDLLDPAGVSTFQTGGNSVRNVVSCPAAGVAADEVLDTRPVAEAITEAFLADHRYANLPRKLKVSVNGCRGACAQPEINDLGFTPARKGDRLGFNVAAGGGLSDSPRIGSDLDVFVEPDQVVEVVRATADLFVEHGSYLDTAVNRLRFLVEEWGAEQFRAELQRFAPVEFESAGENLVEHHHPDHVGVHDQADGANYVGLSIPVGRIDGEDFQAIADLTETYGSGEVRLTTQQNLLVPDVADEELADLHAEPLLAEYSPDPGPFTRGVVTCTGREFCNYALVETKARAKRWAAELDERVDTDQDRIGLRFSGCTASCAQPQIDDIGLRGDTRQTEQGVQSAADVALGGKLDVEPEFATWIAPRVPIEEIPGAIERIVETFEREGADDERFQEFCRRVPDERLAEVLRPAEIDPAPAVQSGGSD, encoded by the coding sequence ATGGGGACGATCGAATTTCGCTCGCCGGATCGGCTCGACGCCGACGCGGCCGTCGTCGACGTTCGCGAGGCGTCAGCCTACGAAACACTCGGGCACATTCCGGGTGCGGTCAACATCCCGACCGACCGCTTCCGGGATCCGACCGGTCTCGCGACGGGGATGTTACCCGAAGCCGACGCCCTGGCCGAGTGGCTCGGCGAGGCTGGCATCGCACCCGACGACGACGTGATCGCCTACGACGACGACCGCGGCGTCTACGCCGCGCGATTCCTGATCACACTTGCTGCCTACGGCCACGACGGCGATCTCTCCCTGCTTGACGGCGACTACAGCACCTGGGAACGCGATCGCCAGGTCACGACCGACGAACCGAATGTCGATTCGGTCACCTACGAGATCGACGCCCTGGGAGATGTCGTCGCCGAGCGGGCGGCCGTCGAAGCCGCCGTCGAGAGCGAGGCGGCCGTCGTCGACACCCGCACCGAACCGGAGTACGAACAGGCCCACGTTCCCGGCGCGATCCAACTCGACTGGGAACGGTTCGTCGACAGCGAGACTGGCCGGCGCCGATCCGACGCGGAGATCAACGCCATCCTCGAAGAACAGGATCTGACGCCCGATCGTTCGATCGTCCTCTACTGTAACACCGCCCGGCGCCTCAGCTACGTCTACGCCGTGCTGAGTGATCTGGGCTACGAGGACGTCCGCTTCTACGAGGGGAGCTTAGAAGACTGGCTCCGCACACGAACCGACGACTGGGATCCCGCCACAATCAAGCGCCGCGTCCGCGAACACGCCAGTGAGGGACCGGCTGCGGTCAAAGCCGCTCTGGGCGAAGACGCCGCGGCGAAGCTCAAACTCGTCGGCCTCTACGAGCAAAAGCAGGGCGGGTACTTCATGTTCCGGACGAAGATCCCAGGCGGGGCCCTCGACAGCGAGGCCGCACGCGCACTGGGGACCGTCGCCGAAGAGTACGCGACACTGCCCGCTGACCGTGACCCGGAGCGGTCGCCATTTGGCGATAGCTACCTCGACGTGACGACCCGCCAGGACATCCAGTTCCACTGGATTCGGATGGAAGACGTCCCCGAGATCTGGGATCTGCTGGACCCGGCCGGCGTCTCGACGTTCCAGACCGGGGGCAACTCCGTCCGGAACGTCGTCTCCTGTCCGGCCGCCGGGGTCGCCGCCGACGAAGTACTCGACACCCGGCCGGTCGCCGAGGCGATCACCGAGGCGTTCCTGGCCGATCACCGCTATGCGAACCTGCCCCGCAAGCTGAAGGTCAGCGTCAACGGCTGTCGCGGGGCCTGTGCCCAACCGGAGATCAACGATCTGGGTTTCACGCCAGCCCGGAAAGGCGATCGCCTGGGGTTCAACGTCGCGGCCGGCGGCGGCCTCTCGGACAGTCCACGGATCGGAAGTGACCTCGACGTCTTCGTCGAACCAGATCAGGTCGTCGAGGTGGTCCGGGCGACGGCAGACCTCTTTGTCGAACACGGCAGCTACCTCGATACGGCCGTCAACCGCCTGCGCTTTCTGGTCGAGGAGTGGGGGGCCGAGCAGTTCCGAGCCGAGCTCCAGCGCTTTGCCCCCGTCGAGTTCGAGTCAGCGGGTGAGAATCTGGTCGAGCACCACCACCCGGACCACGTTGGGGTGCACGACCAGGCCGACGGGGCCAACTACGTCGGCCTCTCGATCCCGGTCGGCCGGATCGACGGTGAAGACTTCCAGGCGATCGCGGACCTGACCGAAACCTACGGGAGCGGCGAAGTCCGGCTGACGACCCAGCAGAACCTGCTGGTCCCGGACGTGGCTGATGAGGAGTTGGCCGACCTGCACGCGGAGCCACTCCTTGCGGAATACTCGCCCGACCCCGGACCGTTCACGCGCGGTGTCGTCACCTGCACGGGCCGGGAGTTTTGCAATTACGCCCTCGTCGAGACGAAAGCGCGGGCAAAGCGCTGGGCCGCCGAACTCGACGAGCGCGTCGACACCGACCAAGATCGGATCGGGTTGCGCTTCAGTGGGTGTACGGCCTCGTGTGCCCAACCTCAGATCGACGACATCGGCCTGCGAGGGGACACCCGCCAGACCGAACAGGGCGTCCAGAGCGCGGCCGACGTCGCGCTGGGCGGGAAGCTCGATGTCGAGCCCGAATTCGCCACCTGGATCGCACCCCGAGTCCCGATCGAGGAGATCCCCGGCGCGATCGAGCGCATCGTCGAGACGTTCGAGCGCGAAGGGGCCGACGACGAGCGCTTTCAGGAGTTCTGCCGGCGCGTCCCCGACGAGAGACTCGCGGAGGTGCTGCGACCGGCCGAGATCGATCCAGCTCCGGCGGTCCAATCAGGAGGGTCAGACTGA
- a CDS encoding Coenzyme F420 hydrogenase/dehydrogenase, beta subunit C-terminal domain, protein MANRHPHTPAVGDDPREPTTDVQPPGNKVRFRHLDESVIEADRCVQCGACVAACPSNSIGIADSDRRPTLVKMCTGCSRCWDTCPRAGLRYERLPVLDGAAPEDVADGLGTVASAYAASAAEGVDGAQHGGAVTALLAALLDGPDGIDGAVVATESDGDGLAKPVLATSPAEVREYAGTLFTQPLQLDGLADLLDEAELPADPDLALVGTPCVIEGVSALERSPYREARFDEARPLEAIDLTIALTCTQAFDDEGLEHVLATEYDLAVDDVARFDLVGQGIHIETTDGGHERASLADFAGAVLEGCLECADATGQTADLTVGTVGSPQGESTLLVRTERGTDAFERARDALEARALDDRGPIEQLADWNAGRAREAMARSFDPEGDVWISHATHRDAYDETDRAPVAFNPARVHQYEEWC, encoded by the coding sequence ATGGCTAATCGACACCCCCACACGCCCGCGGTCGGCGACGATCCGCGGGAACCGACGACCGACGTACAGCCCCCCGGCAACAAAGTGCGGTTTCGCCACCTCGACGAGAGCGTCATCGAGGCCGACCGCTGTGTCCAGTGTGGCGCTTGTGTCGCCGCCTGTCCCTCGAACTCCATCGGGATCGCCGACTCGGATCGGCGGCCGACGCTGGTGAAAATGTGTACCGGCTGTTCGCGCTGCTGGGACACCTGTCCCCGAGCCGGGCTACGCTACGAACGCCTGCCAGTGCTGGATGGGGCTGCTCCTGAAGATGTCGCCGACGGACTCGGCACGGTCGCGTCAGCCTACGCCGCCAGCGCAGCCGAGGGGGTCGACGGTGCCCAGCACGGCGGCGCAGTAACGGCGCTGCTCGCGGCCCTACTCGATGGGCCCGACGGGATCGACGGTGCCGTAGTGGCGACGGAATCCGATGGCGATGGGCTGGCAAAGCCGGTGCTGGCGACCAGCCCGGCCGAAGTCCGAGAATACGCCGGGACGCTGTTCACCCAGCCGCTCCAACTCGATGGCCTGGCGGACTTGCTCGATGAGGCAGAACTGCCGGCCGACCCCGATCTGGCGCTGGTCGGGACGCCCTGCGTGATCGAAGGCGTCAGTGCCCTCGAACGGAGCCCGTACCGCGAGGCACGCTTCGACGAGGCCCGCCCACTCGAGGCGATCGATCTGACGATCGCCCTGACCTGTACGCAAGCGTTCGACGACGAGGGCCTCGAACACGTCCTGGCCACCGAGTACGACCTCGCTGTCGATGACGTGGCCCGGTTCGATCTCGTCGGCCAGGGCATCCACATCGAAACGACCGACGGAGGCCACGAACGCGCCTCGCTCGCTGACTTCGCCGGCGCAGTGCTGGAGGGCTGTCTAGAGTGTGCCGACGCCACGGGCCAGACGGCCGATCTCACGGTCGGCACCGTCGGCAGCCCACAGGGTGAGTCGACACTGCTGGTCCGGACGGAACGCGGAACGGACGCCTTCGAGCGCGCGAGAGACGCACTTGAGGCCCGAGCGCTCGACGATCGCGGCCCGATCGAACAGCTCGCCGACTGGAACGCCGGACGCGCTCGCGAAGCGATGGCCCGCTCGTTCGATCCGGAAGGCGACGTCTGGATTAGCCACGCAACCCACCGTGACGCTTACGACGAGACAGACCGGGCACCGGTCGCGTTCAATCCCGCCCGCGTCCACCAGTACGAGGAGTGGTGCTGA
- the purL gene encoding phosphoribosylformylglycinamidine synthase subunit PurL yields MALSDPDREVVVEELGREPTHPEAALFENLWSEHCSYRSSRPLLSAFQSDGDHVVVPPGDDAGVVALPEAQDTYLAMGIESHNHPSYVDPYDGAATGVGGIVRDILSMGAYPIALTDSLYFGDFDREYPRYLLEGVVEGISDYGNSIGVPTVAGSTTFHEDYEENPLVNVACIGLLEADRLTTAKAQTAGNKLVLVGSSTGRDGLGGASFASEDIAEDAETEDRGAVQVGNPYREKLLIEANEQLIEADLVESARDLGAAGLGGASSELVAKGGYGAEIDLDAIHQREPGLTAMELLLSESQERIVYEVRPENVDRVQAIADRYDLGSAVIGDVTDDGQYVCLKDGEVVVDVPAEFVGEGAPLADLERTEPTHPETDRPAVDLDSAFETVVGHPNTASKRWIYRQYDHEVQVRTAMRPGDDAALLSIREARADQGAAERSSGERHETGVGLAISAGADPNWTEVAPYEGARAAGLENATNIAAKGATPLAAVDCLNAGNPEKPEVYGEFAGIVDGLADVCADLSVPVIGGNVSLYNDSATGPIPPTPTLAMVGTKDSYDAPPLALSGEGQLLLVGDLALAGEDEPRLGGSQLLASEGGTDRFPALPDDPAAFVQALAEVADADGTLAVHDVSHGGLAVTLAEMVQTDAGADVTIETADPVGALFYEQAGRAVIETTAPDVVRAAFEGIAPVVALGEADSSGTLSVSVGDEKLRFDADTIADLRSVIEDELD; encoded by the coding sequence ATGGCCCTATCGGATCCAGACCGCGAAGTCGTCGTCGAGGAACTCGGACGCGAGCCGACCCACCCGGAGGCCGCACTGTTCGAGAACCTCTGGAGTGAACACTGCTCGTATCGCTCCTCGCGTCCACTCCTCTCGGCCTTCCAGAGCGATGGCGACCACGTCGTCGTGCCCCCAGGTGACGATGCCGGCGTCGTTGCTCTGCCCGAGGCCCAAGACACGTATCTGGCGATGGGGATCGAGAGCCACAACCACCCCTCCTACGTCGATCCCTACGACGGGGCGGCGACCGGCGTCGGCGGGATCGTTCGGGACATCCTCTCGATGGGGGCTTACCCGATCGCGCTGACCGACTCGCTGTACTTCGGTGACTTCGATCGGGAGTACCCGCGCTATCTCCTGGAGGGCGTCGTCGAGGGCATTTCGGACTACGGCAACTCCATCGGCGTGCCGACGGTCGCCGGGTCGACCACCTTCCACGAGGATTACGAGGAGAACCCGCTGGTCAACGTCGCCTGTATCGGGCTGCTGGAAGCCGATCGACTCACCACTGCCAAGGCCCAAACGGCGGGCAACAAGCTCGTCTTGGTCGGGTCCTCGACCGGCCGGGACGGCCTCGGCGGGGCCTCCTTCGCCAGCGAGGACATCGCCGAGGACGCCGAAACCGAGGACCGCGGGGCCGTCCAGGTCGGCAATCCGTATCGCGAAAAGTTGCTCATCGAGGCCAACGAGCAGTTGATCGAAGCAGATCTCGTCGAGTCCGCCCGAGATCTGGGGGCCGCCGGGCTGGGTGGGGCCTCTAGCGAACTCGTCGCCAAAGGTGGCTACGGGGCCGAGATCGACCTCGATGCCATCCACCAGCGCGAACCCGGCCTCACCGCGATGGAACTGCTCCTCTCTGAGTCCCAGGAGCGCATCGTCTACGAGGTCCGTCCCGAGAACGTCGATCGCGTCCAGGCGATCGCCGACCGCTACGATCTGGGGTCGGCGGTCATCGGTGACGTGACCGACGATGGGCAGTACGTCTGTCTGAAGGACGGCGAGGTCGTCGTCGACGTCCCCGCCGAGTTCGTCGGCGAGGGGGCCCCGCTGGCTGACCTCGAACGCACGGAGCCGACCCACCCCGAGACGGATCGACCCGCCGTCGATCTCGACTCGGCGTTCGAGACCGTCGTCGGTCATCCCAACACTGCCAGCAAGCGCTGGATCTACCGCCAGTACGACCACGAGGTCCAGGTCCGGACCGCGATGCGGCCGGGCGACGACGCCGCCTTGCTCTCGATTCGCGAGGCGCGCGCCGACCAGGGGGCCGCCGAACGGTCGAGCGGTGAGCGCCACGAGACGGGTGTCGGCTTGGCGATCTCGGCCGGGGCCGACCCGAACTGGACCGAAGTGGCCCCCTACGAGGGAGCGCGGGCCGCCGGCCTGGAGAACGCGACCAACATCGCCGCGAAGGGGGCGACCCCGCTGGCGGCGGTCGACTGTCTCAACGCCGGCAACCCCGAGAAGCCCGAGGTCTACGGCGAGTTTGCAGGCATCGTCGACGGCCTCGCGGACGTCTGTGCCGACCTGTCGGTCCCGGTGATCGGGGGCAACGTCTCGCTGTACAACGATTCGGCGACGGGGCCGATTCCGCCGACGCCGACGCTGGCGATGGTCGGGACCAAAGATAGCTACGACGCGCCGCCACTCGCCCTGTCCGGCGAGGGACAGCTCCTTCTGGTCGGTGATCTGGCGCTTGCCGGTGAGGACGAGCCGCGACTCGGCGGCTCACAACTACTCGCGAGCGAAGGCGGGACGGACCGGTTCCCCGCCTTGCCCGACGATCCCGCTGCGTTCGTCCAGGCCCTCGCCGAGGTGGCCGACGCCGACGGGACGCTCGCCGTCCACGACGTAAGTCACGGTGGCCTGGCAGTCACACTCGCGGAGATGGTTCAGACGGACGCTGGCGCGGACGTCACCATCGAGACGGCCGATCCCGTGGGCGCACTCTTCTACGAACAGGCCGGTCGTGCCGTGATCGAGACGACGGCCCCAGACGTGGTTCGTGCTGCCTTCGAGGGTATCGCGCCGGTCGTCGCACTCGGCGAGGCAGATTCTTCCGGGACGCTTTCGGTGTCTGTCGGTGACGAGAAACTGCGTTTCGACGCCGATACCATCGCGGACCTGCGGTCGGTTATCGAAGACGAGTTAGACTGA
- a CDS encoding halocyanin domain-containing protein: MARRRQFMSTVATGLAIGSLAGCSSDESSDDSSTQYPDYTDVPDAAEEYLSDTSNYDGTGIDARDADEVSVTVGAQGNGSFWAFGPPVVAISQGTTVVWEWNGKGGSHNVVSKDDREPLDSGTAVTSSDKTYEYTFEEPGTYLYVCIPHRVQGMKGAIVVE; the protein is encoded by the coding sequence ATGGCACGTAGACGGCAGTTCATGAGCACGGTGGCGACCGGACTCGCGATCGGATCACTGGCCGGCTGTTCGAGTGACGAGTCCAGCGACGATTCCTCGACCCAGTATCCCGACTATACCGACGTCCCCGACGCGGCCGAGGAGTATCTCTCGGATACGAGCAACTACGACGGGACCGGCATCGACGCGAGAGACGCCGACGAGGTGTCCGTGACCGTCGGCGCACAGGGCAACGGCAGCTTCTGGGCGTTCGGGCCGCCAGTCGTCGCGATCAGCCAGGGCACGACGGTCGTCTGGGAGTGGAACGGCAAGGGTGGCTCTCACAACGTGGTCTCGAAGGACGACCGCGAACCGCTGGACAGTGGGACAGCTGTCACGAGCAGCGACAAGACCTACGAGTATACCTTCGAGGAGCCCGGCACCTATCTCTACGTCTGCATCCCACACCGGGTCCAGGGGATGAAGGGTGCCATCGTCGTCGAGTAG